Within the Fischerella sp. PCC 9605 genome, the region TTTATATTCGACTGTGAGTGCAGCTAGTAGGTTTTCTTGCCATTACCAATTACCAATTACCAATTACCGACACGGGCGGATAATATAAGTGTTCAAGCGGACATGATATTAAACATCCCCACAGCAACGTCAGCCGTAGTTAGGCAACTTGGGGGGACAAGTAAAGAACCGTCAATTTCTAATCAGCGCAACTTGAAGAGTGCAAAATTATTGGACATACTCAACTTTAATTTGTTAGACGCTGCATTTACTCTTGCGGCATAACCTATAGTTACGAACATGTCCAAACGCCAAAGCTGTTGCTCCTAAGACCGTAGCAATACGCTCACCCTCTTCACTCAGGACGTGGTGTCCAGCAATTGCGGTTACGAGAAGAAGCGCCAACCCCAAGACACCAGACGTGAGCACAACTCGATCCTTATGGCGACGACAACCCTGTGTCAAAGCCAACACACTGATGGGAAAGACGAACCACAGCAGAAAACGGTGAAAGCTTTCGCCACCAAGAGAAGTACTTGCCAGTGCGGGAAGCATGACTATGACAACTGGTAAGAACAGACAATGGATTGCACACGCGGTGGAAAGTGCGATCGCAGTCTTGTCCATCAATCTC harbors:
- a CDS encoding MerC domain-containing protein; the protein is MHSGRMQRLMDKTAIALSTACAIHCLFLPVVIVMLPALASTSLGGESFHRFLLWFVFPISVLALTQGCRRHKDRVVLTSGVLGLALLLVTAIAGHHVLSEEGERIATVLGATALAFGHVRNYRLCRKSKCSV